From a region of the Caldilineales bacterium genome:
- a CDS encoding corrinoid protein, which produces MSLEPVYDAVLRGDARGATAATQAALAAGVSAEEILNKACIPAMTEVGRLFEIGEKFVPEMLISARAMSAATAILKPLLAEAGVTQVGSIVIGTVAGDLHDIGKNLVSMMLEGAGFKVIDLGTDVAPAKFVEAVKANGPELVGMSALLTTTTKSIINTIEALREAGVRDQVKVMVGGAPITQEFANKVGADGFAPDAGSAARVAKSLIGAA; this is translated from the coding sequence ATGTCCCTCGAACCCGTCTATGACGCCGTTCTGCGCGGCGACGCCCGCGGCGCCACCGCCGCCACCCAGGCCGCCCTCGCTGCCGGCGTCTCAGCCGAAGAAATCCTGAACAAAGCCTGCATCCCGGCCATGACTGAGGTCGGGCGTCTGTTCGAGATCGGCGAGAAATTCGTGCCCGAAATGCTGATCTCGGCCCGAGCCATGTCCGCCGCCACCGCCATCCTCAAGCCCCTGCTGGCCGAGGCGGGCGTCACGCAAGTCGGCAGCATCGTCATTGGCACCGTCGCTGGCGACCTGCACGACATCGGCAAAAACCTGGTCTCGATGATGCTCGAAGGCGCCGGTTTCAAGGTCATCGACCTCGGCACCGACGTCGCCCCGGCCAAATTCGTGGAAGCGGTCAAGGCCAACGGCCCCGAACTGGTGGGCATGTCGGCCCTGCTGACCACAACCACCAAGTCGATCATCAACACCATCGAGGCGCTAAGAGAAGCAGGCGTGCGCGACCAGGTCAAGGTCATGGTGGGCGGCGCCCCCATCACCCAGGAATTCGCCAACAAAGTCGGCGCTGATGGCTTTGCACCCGACGCCGGCTCGGCTGCACGCGTGGCCAAGTCCCTCATCGGCGCGGCGTGA